Genomic segment of Nostoc sp. TCL240-02:
TCAGCCCGACGCGCTTGTTTAGCTGCTTCTAATTTTGCCTTTTGTTCTGGGGTCAAAACTGCTTCAAATTTGGCGCGGCTATCGCGGCGAATTGCCTGAATTTGGCTTTTTTGGGTATCTGTCAAACCCAAGTTTTTCCAAGGGCCCCTTTCTTTTTGTGGAGTTTGTGCAAGTAACACGGGTGAAGGAGAGGCTGTTTGAGCATTAACAGCGAAGGAGGTTGCAGTTAAAGTTAGAGCGATTGCTCCAGCGACTAGCGATAATGCTTTGAGTTTCATTTCTTGTGGGTTTTTCCTGGTTGGTTGTCACTATCATAAGAACTTATCTTTACTAGTTACATGAGGAGAAAGTCATGGTTCTACCCATGACTAAAGTCATGATTGAATTTTGACAAATTTGATTAACAATAAATAGTTAGGTGGTGGGAGTATTTGAGAGGAGTTAGGAGTTATATATAAATAATGAACGTTTTTATGATAATTGATTTATAAATACTTATTTAGCTTTACTGCATATTTTGGTATAGCCCGTATTTACTATTAGTTCTTAACTCAACGAAAAATTTAAACTGTGGAATATACTACTTAAATATTCCAAACTTTATAATACTGAATTTTTAACTTATACTCCAAAATTTTAACTCATTTATAACTTGAGCCAAGCCACAATGAATCATCCAATTCAGATTAAGAAACATCCTTTTCCATCTCTACTTTATTTAGAGTGGACACTACTGGCAATTACTGCATTGACAGCAGTTATACCACCTCCCTTACGGCGATTTCGTCCCAAACCTCCAGAACTAACAATTTGTGGGTTATTTCCAGACTTGTCAATTTGCAATTTCTTACCAGAACTATCAATTTATAGTTTGATTTTTTTTGCGTTAATGGGCTTAAGATTACCCAGAGGTAGCCAGATTTCTAAGGTAATATACACAGGAATTGAAATTTTATTAATTTTAACAACTGGATTATTTGGTGAAAGATTTGCTCGTCTATTCCCTTTTCTTTACATAATTTTAGTTACTCGTAGTTGCCTAATATTTAATTTACCTGGGCGTTTATTTGTTACATCTCTATCCTTTGGATTATTCTTATTTACGACACAACTAAAATATCAGTTATTTAATTTGCAAGCATCATCACAAGCACAAGAAAAATTTCGATTTCTTAGCTTAAATTGGTCGTTAGTATTTGGCTTAAGCTTAGTATTTGTGTTGTTGATGATGAATGCAGTATTATCTGAACGGCACAGTCGAGAAAAGCTAGCGATCGCTAATGAAAAACTCCGTGAATATGCGATGCGAATTGAAAATCAAGCTACCTTAGAAGAACGTAACCGCATTGCTCGGGAAATTCATGATTCATTAGGACATTCTCTCACTGCTTTAAATCTGCAATTAGAAACAGCATTAAAACTATGGCAATCTAATCCAGGTAAGGCTGAAACATTTCTAGCAACAGCAAAAGAATTAGGCTCAAAAGCACTAAAAGATGTTCGTCAATCTGTTTCTACTATGCGTTCTAATCCTTTACAAGAGCAATCTTTAGAACGTGCGATCGCTAGCCTTGCAGAAAATTTTCATCGCTCCAATGGCATTTTACCAATTTATCAAATCAACCTCGAATATCCTTTACCACCTGAAATCAACACAGCTATTTACCGAATTACTCAAGAATCTTTGACAAATATAACTAAATATGCTTCTGCAACCGAGGTTAAACTGGAACTCGCTACAGCAAGAGGAAATTTGCGATTGATAATTCAGGATAACGGTAGAGGTTTTGATTTAGGGCAAAATACTACTGGTTTTGGACTTCATAG
This window contains:
- a CDS encoding Spy/CpxP family protein refolding chaperone — protein: MKLKALSLVAGAIALTLTATSFAVNAQTASPSPVLLAQTPQKERGPWKNLGLTDTQKSQIQAIRRDSRAKFEAVLTPEQKAKLEAAKQARRAEWQARKAQGQTGQGQRQPGQRRGKGGYGDLNLTEAQKTQMRQIRESEKQQIQAILTPEQRQKIEQYRQNAPSRRQQGNPQ
- a CDS encoding sensor histidine kinase, giving the protein MNHPIQIKKHPFPSLLYLEWTLLAITALTAVIPPPLRRFRPKPPELTICGLFPDLSICNFLPELSIYSLIFFALMGLRLPRGSQISKVIYTGIEILLILTTGLFGERFARLFPFLYIILVTRSCLIFNLPGRLFVTSLSFGLFLFTTQLKYQLFNLQASSQAQEKFRFLSLNWSLVFGLSLVFVLLMMNAVLSERHSREKLAIANEKLREYAMRIENQATLEERNRIAREIHDSLGHSLTALNLQLETALKLWQSNPGKAETFLATAKELGSKALKDVRQSVSTMRSNPLQEQSLERAIASLAENFHRSNGILPIYQINLEYPLPPEINTAIYRITQESLTNITKYASATEVKLELATARGNLRLIIQDNGRGFDLGQNTTGFGLHSMRDRTLALGGDFNINSTPGSGCKITVNIPLMRLR